The sequence TTATTAATCGTTATATAGCTATATAATTTAAATAAAAAAATCAGTCTCTAAACCCATGGCCATTTCTTTCTTGATTCCTTTAACGATCGCCCTGGCTGCTGCCTATACCCGGTATCAAACCCAGGAGGAAATGGTGGCTGTCTTTGCCACAATCATTGCCCTCATCAACCTGGTTTTAAGTTTTGTCCTGGCCCCCTGGATGGTGCAGGGTCTGATCCTGGTCGGTAGTTTTCTGGGTCTACGCTATTTTTGCTATCGCCACTCCTGCCAGAATGGAACCAGACTCCGTTGAAGTCCAAACCCCTCTTTTCTTTCTCATTCCTGAGTTAGGGTGATGGTCAGTTCAAAATGACTTTATCAGTCACCTGGCCTTCACCATCAATCTCATACACGATGGGAATAGCCGTTCCAAGTTCGACTTTGACAATCTCTTCCTCGGATAGATTTTCCAATTGTTTAATTATGGAGCGGAGGGAGTTGCCATGGGCCGCAATCAGCACATTATCCCCTGTCATTAAGTGCTTCATAATGCGATCGCGAAAGAAAGGAACGGTGCGCTTAACCGTATCAGCAAGACTTTCACCCCCTGGGGGCGCAATATCATAGGAGCGTCGCCAGAGTTGCACCTGTTCCTGGCCAAATTTGGCCACGGTTTCAGCTTTATTTAACCCTTGCAGTTCCCCATAATACCGTTCATCCAGAGCGGGCACTGTGTAAACGGGGAGTTCCTGTGTCGGATCGCCCTTGTACTGATCCCAACCATGCCAATCTGCATCATCGATATCGTGCTTGATGATCGGAATTTTACCGCCGCAAATATCGTCCACTTCCGTCAGGATAATGATGGCAGTTTCAATGGCGCGAAACAGCATACTGGTGAAACAGACCTGGACCCGGTAGTCTTTGAGCTTGCAGGAGGCGATCGTGGCTTCTGCCCGCCCCATTTCGCTCAGGGGCACATCGACCCATCCAGTAAATTTGTTTTCTGCGTTCCAAAGGCTCTGCCCGTGGCGGGTCAAAATCAATTTAGCCATGGTTTGCTATCCCTCAACTGCGATGGTGTGAATTTTGAGGAAGTTTGTGCTACCAGCCTGACCAAACGGAATACCACCCATAACCAGCACTTTATCCCCAGGTGCGGCAAAGTGACGTTGAATTAAATCGGTCTCCATCTGTTTCAACACATCGGTCAGGGGGCCTGAGAAGCTCTGGAGCAAAACTGGTCTGACTCCCCAGTTGAGGCTGAGCCGGTGATAGATTTTGGGATCAGGGGTATAGGCCACGATCGGAGCTTTGGGACGTTCCTCCGAGGCCAGGTGGGCGGTATAACCCGTTTCGGTGAAGGCCACAATACATTGCAGATTCAGGGTGTCATCGATCGCGTGCAATGCTTCACTGATGGCCTCGGCATCATCAATCCGTTTGGGGGGATAGTTGACAAACTGGATTGCAGGTTCCACTTCCGTCGCAATGCGGGCCAGCATTTTGACCGCTTCCACGGGATAATCCCCGACTGCGGATTCCCCAGAGAGCATCACCGCATCGGTGCCGTCCATAATCGCATTGGCCACATCACTGGCTTCGGCGCGGGTGGGGCGGGGATTGTGGATCATGCTGTCCAGCATCTGGGTCGCCGTAATCACCGGAATTCCCTTCTGGTTGCAGAGCTGGATGATCCGCTTTTGAATCAGGGGCACCTTCTCCGGACTCATTTCGACCCCCAAATCCCCACGGGCCACCATGATGGCATCACATTCATCCACGATCGCCTCCAGGTTGGAAATCGCCTGGGGTTTCTCCAGCTTAGCCAGTACAGGGATCTGGGCTCCCTTCTGCTGCAGCAAGGCTTTCAGCATCTGGATATCTTCTGGTTTGCGGACAAAGCTGAGGGAAATGATGTCCACCCCTTGGGCAATCCCAAAGTCCAGGTCGCGCTTATCTTTCTCCGTCATGGAAGGCAGGCGCAGATTCAATGACGGAAAGTTGACCCCCTTGTGGCTTTTGAGGATACCTCCCTCAATCACCCGACAATGGACGGCATTACCATCAATGCGCTCCACCTGGAGTTCCAGGAGACCATCGTCCAGCAGCACCTGGGTGCCTGGTTCTGCTTCTTCGGCCACATGGGGATAATCGATGCCGACGGTGCGTGGTTGTCCGCTGTAGTCCCCGATCGGAACCAGGGTCAGGGTCTCCCCCTCCTGCAGGAGCATCCCCTCTGCAGGCAAATCCCCCACCCGAATCTTCGGTCCCTGCAAGTCTTGCAGGAGCATCAGGGGTAAGTCCAGGTCGGTGGCGGCATTCCGTAACCGTTTGATCCGCTCAGCATGATCCTCATACTTACCGTGGGAGAAGTTGAGCCGTGCCACATTCATACCCGCCAGCAACATCTTCCGGATCATCTCAGGAGAATCACTGGCAGGGCCGATCGTCGCCACAATCTTCGTGCGATGAATGAGTGGTTTCATAATTGGTTGTCATTAGGTTATGAGTCATTTGGTCATTGGTTATGCGTCATTGGTCATTAGTCACTAGTTGCACTCCATGATTCAGTTCAGGTGAACTATCGCGCCTGTTCCTGCATCT is a genomic window of Leptolyngbya sp. 'hensonii' containing:
- a CDS encoding 2,3-bisphosphoglycerate-dependent phosphoglycerate mutase, whose product is MAKLILTRHGQSLWNAENKFTGWVDVPLSEMGRAEATIASCKLKDYRVQVCFTSMLFRAIETAIIILTEVDDICGGKIPIIKHDIDDADWHGWDQYKGDPTQELPVYTVPALDERYYGELQGLNKAETVAKFGQEQVQLWRRSYDIAPPGGESLADTVKRTVPFFRDRIMKHLMTGDNVLIAAHGNSLRSIIKQLENLSEEEIVKVELGTAIPIVYEIDGEGQVTDKVILN
- the pyk gene encoding pyruvate kinase, with amino-acid sequence MKPLIHRTKIVATIGPASDSPEMIRKMLLAGMNVARLNFSHGKYEDHAERIKRLRNAATDLDLPLMLLQDLQGPKIRVGDLPAEGMLLQEGETLTLVPIGDYSGQPRTVGIDYPHVAEEAEPGTQVLLDDGLLELQVERIDGNAVHCRVIEGGILKSHKGVNFPSLNLRLPSMTEKDKRDLDFGIAQGVDIISLSFVRKPEDIQMLKALLQQKGAQIPVLAKLEKPQAISNLEAIVDECDAIMVARGDLGVEMSPEKVPLIQKRIIQLCNQKGIPVITATQMLDSMIHNPRPTRAEASDVANAIMDGTDAVMLSGESAVGDYPVEAVKMLARIATEVEPAIQFVNYPPKRIDDAEAISEALHAIDDTLNLQCIVAFTETGYTAHLASEERPKAPIVAYTPDPKIYHRLSLNWGVRPVLLQSFSGPLTDVLKQMETDLIQRHFAAPGDKVLVMGGIPFGQAGSTNFLKIHTIAVEG